The Jaculus jaculus isolate mJacJac1 chromosome 3, mJacJac1.mat.Y.cur, whole genome shotgun sequence genome includes the window GTTCTCAGAGCCTCTGCCTCCAGTCACGTAGACCTTGCAGCCAATTGCCGAGGCACTGAACTCTTTTCGGGGGCTAGGCAGGTCTGCCTTGGGGATGATCTCCTTGGCTTTGTGGTCTACCTGGTAGATCTTGTCACACATGAAGGTCTGGCCTCCCAGAATGAGCAGTGTGTGACCCGCCTTGCGTGGCCGGGCGCAGGGGCTAGTGACCACCCCGTCATTCTGCAGGATCCTGGTCTTGCAACGGAGGGCCTCGTCTATAATGAGCTTGGTGCGCTCATCTGCCATGAGGAGGGCCTCACTGGACACAGCCTCCTTCAGGCAGTCAGAGGGCAGCAGGGCCAGCCGCACACTGCGCAGAAGCTCTGGCAGGTGAGGCTTCCGCTGCTCAAGGTCATGCTTCACCCACTGCAGGATGGCCTCAAAGACGACCCGCTCATCCTCGGTCTCCAGCTCGTCACTGGAGATGAGGTCCAGCAGCGTGTCCTTGGACAGGCTGTTGAAGTCCTCGCTCTGGCGCACGGTCTCGAAGTGCACAAGGCACATGCGCCAGGAGAACTCATACAGCCTGCGGCACTGGTGGGCATCAGACAGCAGCATCATGCCCAGGCAGTTGGAGGGGAAGAGGTTCTTCTCCAGAAACTCCGCTGCTGCATCCCGCACATCGTGGAACTGCAGCATGTCCCCGGCCTCCAGCAGCGACTCGGCGTTCTCCTCGTTGATGACGATACGGGAGGAGTAGGCAAAgtccagcagcagctccagcacctcAGGGTGCAGGTTATCCTGGAAGTTGACTGTGTCATCCCGGCTTTCTCGCAGGCCGTGGCTGAACATGGCTTCAAAGTAGCGGCTGGAAGCGGCCAGCACAGCGCGGTGACAGGGGAAGGCACGGTCGCCGGCCCAGAGGGTGACGTCGGTGAACATGCGGTGCTTGCGCAGCGTGTTGAGGTGGGCCAGCACACAGTCGGGGTGTGAGGCCTTATGGAAGAGGGTGATGTTCATGGAGCCCGTGCTGCTCCGTGACTTGCGGGTCTCATGGACACTGACTGACATGGTGTGTCAACCTGCAGGAGAAGCACGATTAGTGAGATGGAATTCACGGCTGAGGGCCCTCTGGGCTGCTCACCCATTACCCCCAGAATCCCATCCAGCCAGCTGCCTCTCCTCTCTGCGTGGCTCTGAGAAACCAAGGCCTACTCCCTCAACCACATCACCACGAACGATGAAGGCAAGAGGGCCCTGAGCCTCACCCTGCCCTAGGACATGCATCTTTCATCTAGAGATGTGCCACCCCTGGGCGAGATGGAGCTGGGGCATGTCCTGTGGAAATGAGCACATGCAGAGGGTGCTCCTGATttggtcaaacctgggtcagggCCGTGCTAAACAGTGCATGCTTTGACCAGAAGGCACCCTCAGTCCTCTGGGGAAAGCACCTCAGTGGGTCCCAGTGGATAGCAGGGGAGCTGAGGCGCAGAAACTAGAGTAGTTATCCACAGTGTGAAATCCAGGATTGCAGGCGGCCTGCGTGGTTCTGAAACCCAGTCTCTGCTCAGCCCTCCACTGGCCTCACAGCTGTGGCTGTGAGGATATAGGACTTctgacacacatctggagttttccCCACAGCCACCAGAGCCTAGCAGGCCCAGTCCTGAGCTGAGTTCAAAGTAGCAGCCAAACTCGCCCTGGGACAGATCCCTAAGTGTTCAGTGAACAAACATTCCCAAATACCCCCTCCCCCGCCAGCAGAATGAGACTGTGGAGGTAAGGACGTGGCTGGCAGCCTGTGAAAGACAGAGGGGCAAGTGCTACACTGCAGCACTAATAAGATTCACGTACTAAAGCAGCAGGAACTTCGGGAGCCCTGGGAGCCTTCCAGGTCCCTCTTGGCAATTGCAGGATCCTGGGCAAGGGCAGAGCCCAGCTCTGCTCCTTGCAAGCAGACTGACACAGATTTTCTCCCTGCTTGAATCTGGACAATTTCCAAAGCACTGGCAAGGCCCAGCTCAGAACTGTGACAACAGGTCATAGGGCAGGTTTCTAAAGCACAGGCCTCCGGAAAAGcatctccaaaacaaaagtgAATTGCATTCCAAAAGCCTGTGCTGCCTTCTTCTTGCTAGTAACAGGGACTAAGGAGGAGGGGACaaagtttcttttgctttttaaattttccaaagTAGTTCAATTTTCCTCCCCTTGGCCCCCACTCACCCAAAGACAATTTTCCCATTCAGCATAATCTGGAAAGAAGCGATTTCACGTGTCAGTGAAGTTGAAGTGCATTCCTCTGCTTACCTGGTAAAGAACCAAGGAAGGCACACACTACCATGAGAA containing:
- the Klhl25 gene encoding kelch-like protein 25, giving the protein MSVSVHETRKSRSSTGSMNITLFHKASHPDCVLAHLNTLRKHRMFTDVTLWAGDRAFPCHRAVLAASSRYFEAMFSHGLRESRDDTVNFQDNLHPEVLELLLDFAYSSRIVINEENAESLLEAGDMLQFHDVRDAAAEFLEKNLFPSNCLGMMLLSDAHQCRRLYEFSWRMCLVHFETVRQSEDFNSLSKDTLLDLISSDELETEDERVVFEAILQWVKHDLEQRKPHLPELLRSVRLALLPSDCLKEAVSSEALLMADERTKLIIDEALRCKTRILQNDGVVTSPCARPRKAGHTLLILGGQTFMCDKIYQVDHKAKEIIPKADLPSPRKEFSASAIGCKVYVTGGRGSENGVSKDVWVYDTVHEEWSKAAPMLIARFGHGSAELENCLYVVGGHTSLAGVFPASPSVSLKQVEKYDPGANKWTMVAPLRDGVSNAAVVSAKLKLFVFGGTSIHRDMVSKVQCYDPSENRWTIKAECPQPWRYTAAAVLGSQIFIMGGDTEFTAASAYRFDCETTQWTRIGDMTAKRMSCHALASGNKLYVVGGYFGTQRCKTLDCYDPTSDTWNCITTVPYSLIPTAFVSTWKHLPA